A genome region from Deinococcus sp. HSC-46F16 includes the following:
- a CDS encoding M23 family metallopeptidase — translation MRLRTVMAGGLLAASAVALAHYAPALPDSAIAKPARQFGLPFAGPPGPDTWLLGQGYGNTTGAYRQRRSTYGNLQGLHAGLDFSAPCGTPVRAIGDGVVAEVDGPHGSPPHNVVIDHAGNLSSLYGHLRVRSSVRVGQQVKRGQVIGESGDSQFTCVSAPHLHLELRDRSHQRFFNPLPYIAADWDSLALAGSFGRGYEYDLAAPRKWQTPESQPEVRRGGAILNEFARPWPPAPGGAR, via the coding sequence ATGCGACTCAGAACCGTGATGGCGGGGGGACTCCTGGCCGCGTCGGCGGTGGCCCTGGCCCACTACGCGCCTGCCCTTCCCGACAGCGCGATTGCCAAGCCCGCGCGGCAGTTCGGCCTGCCCTTCGCGGGGCCGCCGGGGCCGGACACCTGGCTGCTGGGGCAGGGGTACGGCAACACGACCGGGGCCTACCGCCAGCGCCGCAGCACTTACGGCAACCTCCAGGGGCTACATGCAGGGCTGGACTTCAGTGCTCCGTGCGGCACCCCGGTCCGGGCCATCGGAGATGGAGTGGTTGCGGAGGTGGACGGCCCGCACGGCAGTCCGCCGCACAACGTGGTGATCGACCACGCCGGGAATCTCAGCAGCCTGTATGGGCACCTGCGGGTGCGCTCCAGCGTGCGGGTCGGGCAGCAGGTGAAGCGCGGGCAGGTGATCGGGGAGAGCGGCGACTCGCAGTTCACCTGCGTGAGTGCGCCGCACCTGCACCTCGAACTGCGGGACCGCTCGCATCAGCGCTTCTTCAATCCGCTGCCCTACATCGCCGCCGACTGGGACTCGCTGGCGCTGGCGGGATCTTTTGGGCGGGGGTACGAGTACGACCTCGCCGCGCCGCGCAAATGGCAGACGCCGGAGTCGCAGCCGGAGGTGCGGCGGGGTGGAGCGATCCTCAACGAATTCGCCCGGCCGTGGCCGCCCGCGCCGGGAGGGGCACGGTGA
- a CDS encoding enoyl-CoA hydratase-related protein produces the protein MTSGPVTSEPVILSRTHGGVRTLTLNRPDKLNAANDALLLTLTGELQAAGADPRVRVVVITGAGRGFCAGQDLGDVSGRDMTFTEHLNHTYNPLIRTIRGLDKPVITAVNGVAAGAGASLALSGDIRLWAGSASLIEVFSNIALVPDSGSTWFLPRLVGYHRAFELMALAEKVGAQDALRLGLCEHVFPDETFGEDVQQYAERLAARPTHALGLTKRALQQAMTGTLDQALDLEAELQQLAGDHWEHEEGVTAFKARRAPDFRREG, from the coding sequence ATGACCAGTGGACCCGTGACCAGCGAACCCGTGATCCTGTCCCGTACCCACGGCGGGGTCCGCACCCTGACCCTCAACCGCCCGGACAAGCTCAACGCCGCGAACGACGCGTTGCTGCTCACGCTGACCGGGGAACTCCAGGCCGCGGGCGCCGACCCCAGAGTCCGGGTCGTGGTGATCACAGGCGCCGGGCGCGGCTTTTGCGCGGGGCAGGACCTGGGGGACGTGTCGGGGCGGGACATGACCTTCACCGAACACCTGAACCACACCTATAACCCGCTGATCCGGACCATCCGGGGGCTGGACAAGCCGGTCATCACGGCGGTAAACGGGGTCGCGGCGGGCGCCGGGGCCAGCCTCGCGCTCTCGGGCGACATCCGGCTGTGGGCGGGGTCGGCCAGCCTGATCGAGGTCTTTTCCAACATCGCGCTGGTGCCGGACTCGGGCAGCACGTGGTTCCTGCCCCGGCTGGTGGGCTACCACCGGGCCTTTGAACTGATGGCGCTCGCCGAGAAGGTGGGCGCCCAGGACGCGCTGCGGCTGGGGCTATGCGAGCACGTCTTTCCCGACGAGACCTTCGGGGAAGACGTGCAGCAGTACGCCGAGCGGCTGGCGGCGCGGCCCACGCACGCGCTGGGGCTGACCAAGCGGGCGCTTCAGCAGGCGATGACGGGCACGCTGGATCAGGCGCTGGACCTCGAAGCCGAGTTGCAGCAGCTCGCCGGGGACCACTGGGAGCACGAGGAGGGCGTGACGGCCTTCAAGGCGCGGCGGGCGCCGGACTTTCGGCGAGAGGGGTGA
- the ruvX gene encoding Holliday junction resolvase RuvX, which produces MASPSLPTILALDVSKSRIGFAVNAGRLAFGRGSVDRKRLPLDLKAVRLKVEETRAELLLLGLPLRTDGAPSPSADRVRAFGRVLEDKGYRVAYQDERFSTQRARALGAADEDEAAAVEILQLYLLGT; this is translated from the coding sequence GTGGCGTCCCCGTCCCTTCCCACCATCCTCGCGCTGGACGTGAGCAAGTCCCGCATCGGCTTCGCGGTCAACGCCGGGCGCCTCGCCTTCGGACGCGGCAGCGTGGACCGCAAACGGCTGCCGCTGGACCTCAAGGCCGTCCGCCTCAAGGTCGAGGAGACGCGCGCGGAACTGCTGCTGCTGGGCCTGCCCCTCCGCACCGACGGTGCGCCGAGCCCCTCTGCCGACCGGGTGCGGGCCTTTGGTCGGGTGCTGGAGGACAAGGGCTACCGGGTCGCCTACCAGGATGAACGCTTCTCGACCCAGCGGGCACGGGCGCTGGGCGCAGCCGACGAGGACGAGGCGGCAGCGGTGGAGATTCTGCAGCTGTACCTACTCGGGACCTAA
- a CDS encoding long-chain fatty acid--CoA ligase, producing MQGTMMDVPLTIPFILERARTIYAGREVVSLLVAGRDEAGQPIPHKHRTTYGAVADRALRLGTALQGLGLTPGDRVATLAVNSFRHLEAYLGVPSAGFVLHTVNIRLHPEQIAWILNHAEDRVLLIENVFAAMIPALKAACPKLEHIVVLGPLPQPIPGVQNYDSWVMGHEPMPRYPQLAETDAAAMCYTSGTTGNPKGVLYTHRSTVLHSLASAPKDALNVGERDVVLPVVPMFHVNAWGLPYTCAMYGAAQVYGGAFSDGPTLARLMQDERVTITAGVPTIWMGLLAELDRAKAAGQPYDLSALERLVVGGSAAPESMIRAFEERHDLSLAHAWGMTETHPLGTASIVPVGIDERSDEGYRLRAKQGQPVPLVFLEIVSEQGEPLPHDGKTMGRLIARGPWIASSYFKGEGEGSFFERDGELWFDTGDIATLDERGYMHIQDRAKDLIKSGGEWISSVDLENAIMAHPAVAQCAVIAMDDPKWDERPLAVVTLREGGQVTHEELRDFLAPKFAKWWLPDATVFAASLPIGATGKFLKRELREQYRGYPHTHETHHANLAGEGG from the coding sequence ATGCAAGGCACCATGATGGACGTTCCCCTCACCATCCCCTTCATCCTGGAGCGTGCCCGCACGATCTATGCCGGGCGCGAGGTCGTCAGCCTGCTCGTCGCCGGGCGCGACGAGGCCGGGCAACCCATCCCCCACAAGCACCGCACGACCTACGGAGCGGTGGCCGACCGGGCGCTGCGGCTGGGCACGGCGCTTCAGGGCCTCGGCCTGACCCCCGGCGACCGGGTGGCCACCCTGGCGGTGAACTCGTTCCGGCATCTCGAAGCGTACCTGGGGGTCCCCAGCGCGGGCTTCGTGCTGCACACGGTCAACATCCGCCTGCACCCCGAGCAGATCGCCTGGATTCTGAACCACGCCGAAGACCGGGTGCTGCTGATCGAGAACGTCTTCGCGGCGATGATTCCGGCGCTCAAAGCGGCGTGCCCGAAGCTGGAGCACATCGTCGTGCTGGGGCCGCTGCCGCAGCCTATCCCCGGCGTGCAGAACTACGACTCCTGGGTGATGGGCCACGAGCCGATGCCGCGCTACCCGCAGCTCGCGGAAACGGACGCCGCCGCCATGTGCTACACCTCCGGGACGACCGGGAATCCCAAGGGGGTGCTGTACACCCACCGCTCGACGGTGCTGCACTCGCTCGCCAGTGCCCCCAAGGACGCGCTGAACGTGGGCGAGCGCGACGTGGTGCTGCCGGTGGTGCCCATGTTCCACGTCAACGCCTGGGGCCTGCCCTACACCTGCGCGATGTACGGGGCGGCGCAGGTCTACGGCGGGGCCTTCAGCGACGGCCCGACCCTGGCCCGGCTGATGCAGGACGAGCGCGTGACCATCACGGCGGGGGTGCCCACGATCTGGATGGGCCTGCTCGCCGAACTCGACCGGGCGAAGGCGGCGGGGCAGCCCTACGACCTCTCAGCGCTGGAACGGTTGGTGGTGGGCGGCTCGGCGGCGCCCGAGAGCATGATTCGCGCCTTCGAGGAGCGGCATGACCTCAGCCTCGCGCACGCCTGGGGCATGACCGAGACGCATCCGCTGGGGACCGCCAGCATCGTGCCGGTCGGGATCGACGAGCGCAGCGACGAGGGCTACCGCCTCCGGGCCAAGCAGGGGCAGCCCGTGCCGCTGGTCTTTCTGGAGATCGTCTCGGAGCAAGGCGAGCCGCTCCCCCACGACGGCAAGACGATGGGCCGCCTGATCGCGCGGGGGCCGTGGATCGCCAGTTCCTACTTCAAGGGCGAGGGCGAGGGGAGCTTCTTTGAGCGGGACGGCGAGCTGTGGTTCGACACCGGGGACATCGCCACCCTCGACGAGCGCGGCTACATGCACATTCAGGACCGGGCCAAGGACCTGATCAAGTCGGGCGGCGAGTGGATCAGCAGCGTGGACCTGGAAAACGCGATCATGGCCCACCCCGCCGTCGCGCAGTGCGCCGTGATCGCCATGGACGACCCCAAGTGGGACGAGCGCCCGCTGGCGGTGGTCACCCTGCGCGAGGGCGGGCAGGTCACCCACGAGGAACTGCGCGATTTCCTGGCGCCCAAGTTCGCCAAGTGGTGGCTCCCCGACGCGACCGTCTTTGCCGCCAGCCTGCCCATCGGCGCGACGGGCAAGTTCCTCAAGCGCGAGCTGCGCGAGCAGTACCGGGGCTACCCCCACACCCACGAGACGCACCATGCCAACCTCGCGGGCGAGGGAGGCTGA
- a CDS encoding esterase family protein translates to MAVSVRGQQVTLLPPAGAAALVGDFTDWRKRPALPVVDGHPITLTLPRGAWVEYAWLDAEGKAFPDPDNGQKSLNPWWPYPRAAVVGEYVRHPLWHLPDATQKGTAHRLTWPGEVFPGTRRAIVYTPHGHDPARPTPVYYVQDGVAFYRTGRLGEVMDRAVEAGRAEGAVLVFVEPGDRSTEYYLNDSYLDFLRQEVFPRVEGEYATVSQRGLWGASLGGLISLHLGAGHPDLFSRVVSHSGAFIARPGATDPDGTINTTTAGEWLRERLEASPPRHLRASLDTGVLEWLTAPNRRMAASLADLGVEHQYREYPSGHNWVTWRDALPEAFLYMQGT, encoded by the coding sequence ATGGCCGTTTCGGTGCGGGGACAACAGGTGACCCTTCTTCCCCCGGCGGGTGCTGCGGCGCTCGTCGGGGATTTCACGGACTGGAGGAAGCGGCCTGCCCTCCCGGTCGTGGACGGGCATCCCATCACGCTGACCCTGCCGCGTGGGGCCTGGGTGGAATACGCCTGGCTGGACGCGGAGGGCAAGGCCTTTCCCGACCCCGACAACGGGCAAAAGTCGCTCAACCCGTGGTGGCCCTACCCCCGCGCCGCCGTGGTGGGAGAGTATGTCCGGCACCCCCTGTGGCACCTCCCCGACGCGACCCAGAAGGGCACCGCCCACCGCCTGACCTGGCCCGGCGAGGTCTTTCCCGGCACGCGCCGCGCCATCGTCTACACCCCGCACGGCCACGACCCGGCGCGGCCCACACCCGTCTACTACGTGCAGGACGGGGTGGCCTTCTACCGCACCGGGCGGCTGGGCGAGGTCATGGACCGGGCGGTGGAGGCGGGGCGGGCCGAAGGGGCGGTACTCGTCTTCGTGGAGCCGGGCGACCGCAGCACGGAGTATTACCTCAACGACTCCTACCTCGACTTTCTGCGGCAGGAGGTCTTTCCGCGTGTGGAGGGCGAGTACGCCACCGTCTCCCAGCGGGGGCTGTGGGGCGCGAGTCTGGGCGGCCTGATCTCGCTGCACCTGGGCGCGGGGCACCCGGACCTCTTCTCGCGGGTGGTGAGCCATTCCGGCGCCTTCATCGCCCGGCCCGGCGCGACCGACCCGGACGGCACCATCAACACGACCACGGCGGGCGAATGGCTGCGCGAGCGGCTGGAAGCCAGCCCACCCCGGCACCTGCGGGCGAGTCTGGATACCGGGGTGCTGGAATGGCTCACCGCGCCCAACCGCCGCATGGCTGCCTCGCTCGCCGACCTCGGCGTCGAGCATCAGTACCGCGAGTACCCCAGCGGCCACAACTGGGTGACGTGGCGCGACGCGCTGCCGGAAGCGTTCCTATACATGCAGGGCACGTGA
- a CDS encoding peptidase C39 family protein, with amino-acid sequence MRAALLAALLLAGGAEALTMTHPNSTTVLHERAADWQGATLAGVAVRGDALTLAPGKASGTLTSLPVKVPAFDELVPSWNAKTAGNGSVTVEVRTQGSGGTWSRWFSFGTWQRAEGRTSVNGQRDAAGQVLTDTLRLTAKASAYQYRVTLRGAGTEVRLVGMNTSDRARRSAGLGHPGDRAAWGKVIPVPQRSQMLYPNGGEVWCSPTSVSMILANHGVDVPVPQAAKGTFDRAYGGTGNWAFNAAYAGEQGLRSFVTRLPHLAAAERYTAAGVPLAVSLGWKGGELPGAPLSYSDGHLMVLVGFDAQGNPVLNDPAAPTDAGVRRTYPRAAFERLWLSHSGGLSYVIAPPGVRLP; translated from the coding sequence ATGCGTGCCGCCCTACTCGCGGCGCTGCTCCTCGCGGGCGGCGCGGAGGCCCTGACCATGACCCATCCGAATTCCACCACCGTCCTGCACGAGCGGGCGGCCGACTGGCAGGGGGCCACGCTCGCGGGCGTGGCGGTGCGCGGCGACGCACTGACCCTGGCGCCGGGCAAGGCGTCCGGCACCCTGACCAGCCTCCCCGTGAAGGTGCCCGCCTTCGACGAACTCGTGCCCTCGTGGAACGCGAAGACGGCGGGGAACGGCAGCGTCACCGTGGAGGTGCGGACGCAGGGGTCGGGGGGCACCTGGAGCCGCTGGTTTTCCTTCGGGACATGGCAGCGGGCCGAGGGGCGAACCTCCGTGAACGGACAGCGCGACGCGGCGGGGCAGGTCCTCACCGATACGCTGCGTCTGACTGCCAAGGCCAGCGCTTACCAGTACCGGGTCACCCTGCGCGGGGCGGGCACCGAGGTGCGGCTGGTCGGGATGAACACCAGCGACCGCGCCCGCCGCAGCGCGGGGCTGGGGCACCCCGGCGACCGGGCGGCTTGGGGCAAGGTGATCCCTGTGCCCCAGCGTTCGCAGATGCTCTACCCGAACGGCGGCGAGGTGTGGTGCAGCCCGACGAGCGTGTCCATGATCCTGGCGAACCATGGGGTGGACGTGCCCGTGCCGCAGGCGGCGAAGGGCACCTTCGACCGGGCGTATGGCGGCACCGGGAATTGGGCCTTCAACGCGGCGTACGCGGGCGAGCAGGGGCTGCGGTCCTTCGTGACCCGGCTCCCTCACCTCGCGGCGGCCGAGCGGTACACGGCGGCCGGGGTGCCGCTGGCCGTCAGCCTGGGCTGGAAGGGGGGCGAGCTGCCCGGTGCGCCCCTGAGCTACAGCGACGGGCACTTGATGGTCCTCGTGGGCTTCGACGCGCAGGGCAATCCAGTCCTGAACGACCCCGCCGCCCCCACCGACGCGGGCGTGCGGCGCACCTATCCCCGTGCGGCTTTCGAGCGGCTGTGGCTCTCGCACTCGGGCGGGCTGAGCTACGTGATCGCGCCTCCGGGCGTGCGGCTGCCCTGA
- a CDS encoding pilus assembly PilX N-terminal domain-containing protein, translating to MSVHVLRPRRRRREEGIALVVVLLFTAVVLTIVVSTTATLALGARGGGVNERAAYQALLAAESGLNTFEARVRDKTDSLPLAQRLRGTPPTPQQFNAWLQAYGLNTYTTASGRSVTLTFDPAQAPDLALVATEANGNTKKVVLQNYSAYSAPAYNIRADAPLVSYPNVDVKGGARIEGQNGLNSTGMTQVAKVDQPSGVTLAASATAPTFSMNLEATLGARDRMLLAAGDYVSVGSRSYRVQSVREATGTQPRDAEVTLKALGDSFPLITITNSAAVQRIDSAVTASFIQTVNQTTTVPVSDPTFFVVGSDVFLGAMKGRVESIDTLAKTIQVNWLSTSGANSATVTEGTPVRRDVRAVASGYGIDGEDQVTNGVYEDDLRLRNLNPFNPSADTETTDLFTHTFGQTKKQMLNVAPFNVGLTATDPQPWVNPTSGFTGTMPDPPTRPVLIDGSLHLNGSQELCGRGILIVKGNMTVNGTCAAGFQGAIYVMGDYDQQGNSIINGAVIAEGATEIVAGTECVPNPTGDTGSGSGNSCDTQVAGTGQGSGKINYDRGALLAAGSLLSPPTFGAVQGTWRQR from the coding sequence ATGAGTGTTCACGTCCTTCGTCCCCGCAGGCGCCGCCGCGAAGAGGGCATCGCGCTGGTGGTTGTCCTCCTCTTCACGGCGGTCGTCCTCACGATCGTGGTGAGCACCACCGCCACGCTGGCGCTGGGGGCGCGGGGCGGCGGCGTGAACGAGCGGGCGGCGTATCAGGCGCTGCTGGCGGCGGAGAGCGGGCTGAATACGTTTGAGGCACGCGTGAGGGACAAGACAGACAGCCTGCCTCTCGCCCAGAGGCTGCGCGGCACCCCACCGACTCCCCAGCAGTTCAACGCGTGGCTTCAGGCGTATGGCCTGAACACCTACACCACGGCGAGCGGACGGTCGGTCACGCTGACCTTTGACCCGGCGCAGGCCCCCGATCTGGCGCTGGTCGCGACCGAGGCCAATGGGAACACCAAGAAAGTCGTGCTGCAAAATTACTCGGCCTATTCCGCTCCGGCTTACAACATCCGCGCAGACGCCCCGCTGGTTTCCTATCCCAACGTGGACGTCAAGGGCGGCGCGCGCATTGAGGGGCAGAATGGACTCAACTCGACGGGCATGACCCAGGTCGCCAAGGTTGATCAGCCCTCCGGAGTAACGCTGGCCGCTTCCGCGACAGCACCGACCTTTTCCATGAACTTGGAGGCCACCCTGGGAGCCAGGGACCGGATGCTGCTGGCGGCTGGAGATTATGTCAGCGTAGGCTCACGCAGTTACCGGGTGCAGTCGGTCCGCGAGGCGACGGGCACCCAGCCCCGTGACGCCGAAGTGACCCTTAAGGCTCTGGGCGACAGCTTTCCACTGATCACCATCACCAACAGCGCGGCCGTGCAGCGGATCGACTCGGCCGTGACAGCTTCTTTTATCCAGACAGTCAACCAGACAACGACTGTCCCCGTCTCCGACCCCACCTTTTTTGTGGTGGGGTCCGACGTTTTCCTGGGAGCCATGAAGGGAAGGGTGGAGAGCATCGACACGTTGGCCAAGACCATCCAGGTGAACTGGCTGAGCACGTCGGGGGCCAACTCTGCCACGGTCACGGAGGGGACACCCGTCCGGCGGGACGTCCGGGCAGTCGCTTCTGGGTACGGCATTGACGGTGAGGACCAGGTGACGAACGGTGTCTATGAAGATGATCTGCGTCTGCGCAATCTCAATCCGTTCAATCCTTCAGCAGACACCGAGACCACCGACCTTTTCACCCATACCTTCGGCCAAACGAAAAAGCAGATGCTCAATGTCGCCCCGTTCAATGTCGGGCTGACGGCCACCGATCCGCAGCCATGGGTCAATCCGACCAGCGGCTTCACAGGCACGATGCCTGACCCCCCCACGCGGCCCGTACTGATTGACGGCAGTCTTCATTTGAATGGAAGCCAGGAACTCTGCGGCCGGGGCATTCTCATCGTCAAGGGCAACATGACGGTCAACGGCACGTGCGCGGCGGGCTTCCAAGGCGCCATCTATGTAATGGGGGATTACGACCAGCAGGGCAACTCCATCATTAATGGCGCAGTGATCGCAGAAGGGGCGACCGAGATCGTCGCCGGTACCGAATGTGTTCCCAACCCGACCGGTGACACAGGCAGTGGCTCCGGAAACTCCTGTGATACGCAAGTCGCCGGAACTGGCCAGGGCAGTGGCAAGATTAACTACGACCGGGGAGCACTGCTGGCGGCCGGTTCCCTCCTCTCCCCGCCCACCTTCGGGGCCGTGCAGGGAACTTGGAGGCAGCGGTGA
- a CDS encoding prepilin-type N-terminal cleavage/methylation domain-containing protein: MRRHGFTLVELLIVVAIIGILAAIGLVNYARWRASSAVMDGAQQFAQAINTARTGAKRANACWQISLVSTAVSNTQYQVKEYSTPNCAGSTASLLRTRTYTMPAGTQLFPSTSAGIPVATSDPVEFTPPYATTDASPNTYAVRWINNTNVWRTVRITSIMGKVVVK; this comes from the coding sequence GTGAGGCGGCACGGCTTCACGCTCGTTGAGCTGTTGATTGTCGTCGCCATCATCGGAATTCTGGCGGCCATTGGCCTGGTGAACTACGCGCGGTGGCGGGCGAGTTCGGCCGTGATGGATGGAGCACAGCAATTCGCACAGGCCATCAACACTGCGAGGACAGGGGCGAAGCGGGCCAATGCCTGCTGGCAGATTTCATTGGTGTCGACCGCTGTCAGCAACACGCAGTATCAGGTCAAGGAATACAGCACACCCAATTGCGCCGGTAGCACGGCCTCTTTGCTCCGTACCCGGACATACACCATGCCAGCGGGAACCCAACTTTTCCCCTCAACTTCGGCGGGCATTCCCGTTGCCACGTCTGATCCGGTCGAGTTTACGCCGCCCTACGCGACCACGGACGCCTCCCCGAACACCTACGCAGTGCGGTGGATCAACAACACCAACGTCTGGCGAACGGTACGCATCACCAGCATCATGGGAAAGGTTGTGGTGAAGTGA
- a CDS encoding prepilin-type N-terminal cleavage/methylation domain-containing protein: MKQRAEQGLTLIEVLVALAIFTIVSVAVLSMFPAIFKLNSQTRADQAVTVGAKQYMESVRTNFSTSTLFDTATTASLPPAPSGNEVNGYTCERGVTDVPNPTGGLTIIKRVTLTCTHTSQPEQTFVLDFGRPS, translated from the coding sequence GTGAAGCAGCGGGCAGAGCAGGGACTGACCCTCATCGAAGTGCTGGTCGCGCTCGCCATCTTTACCATCGTCTCTGTGGCGGTGTTGTCGATGTTTCCGGCCATCTTCAAACTCAACAGCCAGACACGGGCGGACCAGGCCGTGACCGTCGGGGCCAAACAGTACATGGAGAGCGTTCGGACCAACTTCTCAACGAGCACCCTGTTTGACACGGCGACCACCGCCTCCCTCCCCCCAGCCCCCTCGGGAAACGAGGTCAACGGCTACACCTGCGAACGGGGGGTCACGGACGTTCCGAATCCGACTGGCGGGCTGACCATCATCAAGCGGGTCACCTTGACATGCACCCACACCAGCCAGCCCGAGCAGACCTTCGTCCTCGACTTCGGGAGACCCTCGTGA